One part of the Prochlorococcus marinus str. MIT 9313 genome encodes these proteins:
- the fumC gene encoding class II fumarate hydratase — MADLMRIEHDSMGTIEVPAGVLWGAQTQRSLLNFAISTDRMPVELIHALALIKQAAASVNCRLGVLDEVQRDQIIKAASAVASGLHDDQFPLRVWQTGSGTHTNMNVNEVISNLASQANDEPLGSHRPVHPNDHVNRSQSTNDAFPTAIHIAAVQGITNNLLPELEQLIAAFARKSDAWSDIIKIGRTHLQDAVPLTLGQEASAWRDQIASAHSRIQSSLIELYPLPLGGTAVGTGLNAPARFGQETAAQLASITGLPFSSAKNKFAVMASHDGLVNAMAQLRMLAVALFKISNDLRLLACGPRAGLAELHLPENEPGSSIMPGKVNPSQCEAMAMVCLQVIGLDSAVTMAGGSGHLQMNVYKPLIGFNLLHSIELLHDACRKYRLAMVQGIEPNRIKIQHDLEQSLMLVTALAPEIGYDKASEIAHLAHEKGFSLREAALKLGYVSKEDFDRIVNPALMTSARL, encoded by the coding sequence ATGGCTGACCTGATGCGTATCGAACACGACAGCATGGGCACTATTGAGGTGCCCGCTGGGGTTCTCTGGGGTGCACAAACCCAGCGATCGCTCCTTAACTTCGCCATCAGCACAGACCGCATGCCAGTCGAACTGATCCATGCCTTGGCATTGATCAAACAGGCTGCCGCCAGCGTGAACTGTCGCCTGGGTGTGCTCGATGAAGTCCAGCGGGATCAAATTATCAAGGCTGCCTCTGCTGTTGCATCCGGTCTTCACGACGATCAGTTTCCACTGAGGGTGTGGCAAACCGGTAGCGGTACCCACACAAACATGAATGTCAACGAGGTGATTAGCAACCTGGCGTCTCAGGCAAACGACGAACCCCTAGGTAGCCATAGGCCGGTGCATCCAAACGATCATGTCAATCGATCCCAGTCCACCAATGACGCCTTCCCTACAGCTATACATATCGCCGCAGTCCAGGGGATCACCAACAACTTGCTGCCTGAACTGGAGCAATTGATCGCAGCCTTTGCCCGAAAAAGCGATGCCTGGAGTGACATCATCAAAATCGGTCGCACTCATCTACAGGATGCCGTACCTCTCACCCTTGGTCAGGAGGCCTCTGCGTGGCGGGATCAAATTGCCTCAGCCCATAGTCGTATTCAGTCAAGCCTGATAGAGCTCTACCCCCTGCCGCTTGGAGGCACCGCCGTGGGAACAGGCCTCAACGCCCCAGCTCGCTTCGGTCAAGAAACAGCTGCGCAACTTGCCAGCATCACAGGCCTGCCATTCAGCTCAGCGAAAAACAAGTTCGCCGTGATGGCGAGCCATGACGGGTTAGTGAATGCAATGGCTCAGTTGCGCATGTTGGCGGTTGCCCTTTTCAAGATCTCCAATGATCTGCGCCTACTGGCCTGTGGCCCAAGGGCCGGCCTGGCAGAGCTGCATCTACCTGAGAATGAGCCGGGAAGCTCGATCATGCCTGGGAAAGTCAACCCCTCTCAATGCGAGGCCATGGCCATGGTCTGTTTACAGGTCATCGGGCTTGATTCAGCCGTGACCATGGCAGGTGGGAGTGGTCATCTCCAAATGAACGTCTACAAACCCCTGATTGGCTTCAACCTGCTTCACAGCATTGAATTGCTACATGACGCCTGCCGCAAGTACCGGCTGGCAATGGTGCAAGGGATTGAACCAAACCGAATCAAGATCCAGCATGATCTAGAGCAATCGCTGATGCTAGTGACTGCTTTAGCCCCAGAAATCGGTTACGACAAAGCCAGTGAGATTGCCCACCTCGCCCATGAGAAGGGATTCAGCCTGCGTGAAGCAGCACTAAAACTCGGCTATGTGAGCAAAGAAGACTTCGATCGCATTGTTAATCCGGCATTGATGACATCTGCTCGGCTGTGA
- a CDS encoding MFS transporter, with translation MTSNSGESRSIQSQSSAQQRISNLHGQAQHARRGWRPWMLFLVCSLFYFYEFFARVAPGVLQPELMRVTGSSQGEFGLAMGMYFLAYAPSQLLVGRLLDRFGVRAVVAPAALVVALGCLLFASTNNVVVLGLGRLMQGLGSSVAYLGVIYLAMIWFPPKRHGMVPGLTVAMGTLGASFAQYPLLILTKSWGWRIPLLVCTGAGLIIALMLWKLLPKRPNWFVELMREDGFDPKSPQPLASLIKEIMRDRNIWCLSLAAAGLYLPISVIGDLWGVTFLHIHSGLSTGLSSLLTTLIFIGFAAGGIATGHLSDRLKRRKILFITGAILSSVIAVAIALTNSAPLWLTAMLMIALGLTTGSQLLAFVMTADVAKRHNRAVKLAFVNFVVMVLPVFIQPAVGFLAQVGVAKSLVPSPGQELQGYGLVVVLMFISTGLSLCVKDTKPRKEKFVMAH, from the coding sequence ATGACATCAAATTCTGGCGAATCAAGAAGCATCCAGAGTCAGAGTTCCGCACAGCAACGAATCAGCAATCTTCATGGTCAAGCCCAGCACGCCCGCCGGGGTTGGCGACCCTGGATGCTCTTTCTAGTTTGCTCCCTTTTCTATTTCTACGAGTTCTTCGCACGAGTCGCACCGGGCGTCCTACAACCCGAATTGATGCGGGTCACCGGCTCGAGCCAAGGAGAGTTTGGTCTCGCCATGGGAATGTATTTTCTCGCATACGCTCCTTCACAGCTTCTTGTAGGCCGCCTTCTCGATCGCTTCGGAGTCCGTGCCGTCGTTGCCCCAGCGGCACTTGTCGTAGCCCTGGGTTGTCTGCTCTTTGCCAGCACCAACAATGTGGTGGTGCTGGGACTAGGGCGCTTGATGCAGGGATTGGGCAGTTCAGTTGCTTATCTCGGCGTCATCTATCTCGCCATGATCTGGTTCCCGCCAAAACGCCATGGGATGGTCCCGGGTTTAACCGTAGCGATGGGCACTCTGGGCGCATCTTTCGCTCAATACCCACTTCTGATTCTGACGAAGTCATGGGGTTGGCGCATCCCTTTGCTGGTTTGTACAGGGGCGGGTCTGATCATCGCTCTCATGCTGTGGAAACTCCTACCCAAGCGCCCCAATTGGTTCGTGGAGTTGATGCGAGAAGACGGGTTTGATCCAAAGAGTCCGCAGCCACTCGCGAGTCTGATCAAGGAAATCATGCGCGACCGGAATATCTGGTGTCTTTCTCTCGCCGCAGCAGGTTTATATCTCCCGATCTCAGTGATTGGCGATCTTTGGGGAGTGACCTTCCTGCACATCCACTCAGGTTTGTCGACAGGGCTATCGAGTTTGCTCACCACTCTCATCTTCATTGGTTTCGCCGCCGGAGGAATTGCAACTGGGCACTTATCCGATCGCTTGAAGCGCCGCAAGATTCTTTTTATCACTGGAGCAATCTTGTCGTCCGTGATCGCCGTTGCAATTGCCTTGACGAACTCAGCCCCGCTTTGGTTGACCGCGATGTTGATGATCGCACTCGGATTGACAACAGGTTCCCAGCTGCTGGCTTTCGTGATGACGGCCGACGTGGCAAAACGTCATAACCGTGCGGTCAAACTAGCTTTCGTGAACTTCGTTGTCATGGTGCTGCCAGTCTTCATTCAGCCCGCTGTTGGCTTCCTTGCTCAAGTAGGGGTTGCTAAGAGCTTGGTCCCATCCCCGGGCCAGGAGCTCCAAGGCTATGGTCTCGTTGTGGTGCTGATGTTCATATCAACAGGGCTCTCCCTCTGCGTGAAAGATACGAAACCGCGCAAGGAGAAATTTGTCATGGCCCACTAA
- a CDS encoding DEAD/DEAH box helicase produces MSSVAHVTTAPDVAKLEPDPFAIFSFPLDEFQLEAIAALNHGHSVVVSAPTGSGKTLVGEYAIHRAIAHGQKVFYTTPLKALSNQKLRDFREQFGSQNVGLMTGDLSVNREASIVVMTTEIFRNMLYAEADQADDPLADVEAVVLDECHYMNDSQRGTVWEESIIHCPASVQLVALSATVANAGQLTDWIERVHGPTQLVFSDYRPVPLQFSFCSAKGLHPLLNDAGKGLHPNSKVWRAPKGHKRKGRSPKPPQPEPPPIKFVIAQMAEREMLPAIYFIFSRRGCDKSVKDLGSQCLVSPTQQEQIRQRLRTYSETNPEAVRDGIHADALLRGIAAHHAGVLPAWKELIEELFQQGLVKVVFATETLAAGINMPARSTVISALSKRTERGHRPLMGSEFLQMAGRAGRRGLDSQGYVVTVQSRFEGVREAGQLATSPADPLVSQFTPSYGMVLNLLQRHDLKKARELVERSFGRYLASLDLVYEEESLEQLRLQLGQLQGVAGDVPWQDFEDYEKRRSRLREERRLLRILQQQAEETLANELTLALQFASVGTLVSLKAPQLRGRVTPAVIVDKLEGPGQFPLLLCLTDENVWLLLPCPAVVSLHAELSCLQVTEMNEPDLQRSGELRHGDQHSGSLALAVAHMAKRHDMTTPQYDLAGEVLAQAQRVRGLEEELEQQPAHRWGDRKQLKKHRRRMEELELEICERQQLLHQRANRHWETFLSLIEILQHFGCLDDLEPTEIGRTVAAMRGDNELWLGLSLMSGHLDDLHPANLAAVFEAISTEVNRPDLWSGYPPPASAEEALHDLAGIRRELLRAQERCQVVVPAWWEPELMGLVDAWARGTAWSDLIANTSLDEGDVVRILRRTVDLLAQVPYCEAISEQLRRNARLALKAINRFPVCEAEDLLNAAAVDEELNPATERVA; encoded by the coding sequence ATGAGTTCAGTGGCGCACGTCACGACTGCTCCCGACGTCGCCAAGCTTGAACCGGATCCATTTGCGATCTTTTCTTTTCCGCTGGATGAATTCCAGCTTGAGGCCATTGCCGCACTTAACCATGGACATTCTGTGGTTGTTAGTGCTCCTACGGGATCCGGTAAGACATTGGTGGGCGAATATGCCATCCATAGGGCGATTGCCCATGGGCAGAAGGTTTTTTACACCACGCCCCTGAAGGCTCTTTCAAATCAGAAGTTGCGCGATTTCCGTGAACAGTTTGGTTCGCAGAATGTGGGGCTGATGACCGGTGATCTGAGCGTCAATCGTGAGGCTTCGATTGTGGTGATGACCACCGAGATCTTCCGCAACATGCTTTATGCGGAAGCAGACCAGGCTGACGATCCGTTGGCTGACGTGGAAGCGGTGGTGCTCGATGAGTGCCACTACATGAATGATTCTCAACGGGGCACGGTGTGGGAAGAGTCGATCATTCACTGTCCAGCGTCTGTGCAATTGGTGGCGCTTTCTGCAACGGTGGCCAATGCTGGACAGCTCACCGACTGGATTGAGCGGGTGCATGGCCCTACACAGTTGGTGTTCAGCGATTATCGGCCGGTACCACTGCAGTTCAGCTTCTGCAGTGCTAAGGGATTGCATCCTTTGCTCAACGATGCGGGCAAAGGACTTCATCCCAACAGCAAGGTGTGGCGTGCTCCTAAGGGGCACAAGCGCAAGGGGCGTTCCCCTAAGCCCCCTCAGCCAGAACCACCGCCCATCAAATTTGTAATTGCGCAGATGGCGGAGCGCGAAATGTTGCCGGCGATTTATTTCATCTTCAGCCGTCGTGGTTGTGATAAATCCGTTAAGGATCTTGGCTCTCAGTGTCTGGTCTCACCGACTCAGCAAGAGCAGATTCGCCAGCGTCTTCGAACCTATAGCGAGACCAATCCAGAGGCTGTTCGTGATGGCATCCATGCTGATGCCCTGCTGCGGGGCATTGCTGCTCATCATGCTGGTGTGCTGCCTGCGTGGAAGGAACTGATCGAGGAGTTGTTTCAGCAGGGGCTTGTGAAGGTGGTGTTTGCTACTGAAACGCTCGCGGCAGGGATCAACATGCCGGCACGTAGCACTGTGATTTCAGCGTTGTCGAAGCGCACTGAGCGTGGCCACCGACCACTGATGGGCAGTGAATTTTTACAGATGGCGGGCCGTGCCGGGCGGCGCGGGTTGGATTCTCAGGGTTATGTGGTCACAGTGCAAAGTCGTTTCGAGGGCGTGCGTGAGGCAGGCCAGCTGGCCACCAGCCCAGCAGATCCTCTTGTGAGTCAGTTCACCCCTAGCTACGGCATGGTGCTGAACTTGTTGCAGCGCCATGACCTCAAGAAGGCAAGGGAACTTGTAGAACGCAGTTTTGGTCGCTATTTAGCCAGCCTGGATTTGGTGTACGAGGAGGAATCGCTGGAACAACTGCGGCTACAGCTGGGGCAACTGCAGGGAGTTGCTGGTGATGTTCCCTGGCAAGACTTTGAGGATTATGAAAAGCGACGCAGTCGATTGCGTGAGGAGCGGCGTTTGTTGCGGATTTTGCAGCAACAGGCTGAGGAGACCTTGGCCAATGAGCTCACCCTGGCTTTGCAGTTTGCCAGTGTTGGCACGTTGGTGAGCCTAAAGGCTCCCCAGTTGCGGGGACGTGTCACTCCAGCTGTGATCGTCGACAAGCTTGAGGGCCCAGGTCAGTTTCCACTTCTGCTTTGCCTAACCGATGAGAACGTTTGGCTACTGCTGCCCTGTCCGGCGGTTGTCAGTCTGCATGCGGAATTGAGCTGCTTGCAAGTGACTGAAATGAATGAGCCGGATCTGCAGCGCTCTGGTGAACTTCGCCATGGGGATCAGCACAGTGGAAGCCTTGCTCTTGCTGTCGCCCATATGGCCAAGCGTCACGACATGACGACTCCCCAGTACGACCTGGCCGGTGAGGTGTTGGCCCAGGCGCAGCGTGTTCGTGGTCTTGAGGAAGAGTTAGAGCAGCAACCGGCTCATCGTTGGGGGGATCGCAAACAGCTCAAGAAACATCGCCGTCGTATGGAGGAGCTGGAGCTTGAGATCTGCGAACGTCAGCAGTTGCTGCACCAGAGGGCCAACCGTCATTGGGAGACCTTTTTGAGTTTGATCGAGATCTTGCAGCACTTTGGTTGTCTGGATGATTTGGAACCCACGGAGATTGGGCGCACTGTGGCTGCGATGCGGGGCGACAACGAACTTTGGCTGGGTCTTTCATTGATGAGTGGCCATTTGGATGACTTGCACCCTGCCAATCTGGCGGCGGTGTTCGAGGCGATCAGCACGGAGGTCAATCGTCCTGATCTTTGGAGTGGCTACCCACCACCGGCGAGTGCGGAGGAGGCCCTCCATGATCTAGCAGGTATTCGCCGAGAGCTCTTGCGGGCACAGGAGCGCTGCCAAGTGGTTGTTCCCGCTTGGTGGGAGCCTGAGCTGATGGGTTTGGTCGATGCCTGGGCCCGTGGTACAGCCTGGAGTGATCTGATTGCTAATACGTCACTGGATGAGGGCGATGTCGTGCGGATCCTCCGCCGCACGGTGGACCTGCTCGCACAGGTGCCTTACTGCGAGGCGATCAGTGAGCAGTTGCGTCGTAATGCACGTTTGGCACTGAAAGCGATCAATCGCTTCCCTGTGTGTGAGGCAGAGGATCTGTTAAATGCGGCTGCAGTTGACGAAGAGCTCAATCCTGCTACAGAGCGGGTGGCTTGA
- a CDS encoding aminotransferase class I/II-fold pyridoxal phosphate-dependent enzyme, translating into MQSQPTSRRRQLRTWRPGPGPAEFKPVSPQGKSKPLLDLASNDYLGLCRHPDLIEAAGAALHSEGVGAGGSRLVTGSRPVHVALEEALADWLGRERILLFPSGFQANLAAVIALANRNTPVLADRLAHHSLLMGVKASGARLQRYGHNDLADLERRLKLCRHHQPHQRPLVVTESLFSMEGTSPPLSTMAELCEVHGARLLVDEAHALGVIGPQGRGLCHGLSAPVSIISGTFGKAFGSGGAFLAGDCAMGDHLLQTSGAFRYTTALAPPLAAAALTALNLIQSHPQWGKQLQERAEQWRGQLTARGWARPPGYGPILSLVIGSDQQALNRQSQLEEAGLLSVAIRPPTVPEGTARLRLVLRRGLPDETLERLMSALETG; encoded by the coding sequence ATGCAAAGCCAGCCCACATCACGTCGCCGCCAGCTGCGCACCTGGCGGCCAGGGCCAGGGCCAGCTGAGTTCAAACCAGTGTCACCTCAGGGGAAATCAAAACCTCTACTAGATCTGGCAAGCAACGATTACCTAGGCCTATGTCGGCATCCTGATCTGATCGAAGCCGCCGGAGCGGCCTTGCATTCAGAAGGTGTTGGAGCAGGTGGATCCAGGCTAGTCACTGGTAGCCGGCCAGTGCATGTTGCACTGGAAGAAGCACTCGCCGACTGGCTAGGTCGCGAGCGGATCTTACTTTTCCCAAGCGGGTTCCAAGCAAACCTGGCCGCAGTGATCGCACTGGCCAACCGCAATACCCCAGTACTGGCTGATCGCCTAGCTCACCATTCTCTATTGATGGGTGTCAAAGCAAGTGGCGCCAGGCTGCAGCGTTATGGCCACAATGACCTGGCAGACCTTGAGCGGCGCCTCAAGCTCTGCCGGCATCATCAACCGCATCAACGGCCGCTTGTAGTCACCGAAAGCCTATTCAGCATGGAGGGGACCAGTCCACCGCTCTCAACAATGGCCGAACTCTGCGAAGTGCATGGTGCCAGGCTGCTCGTGGATGAAGCCCATGCCCTGGGTGTCATCGGTCCTCAAGGGCGAGGTCTTTGCCATGGGCTCTCTGCACCAGTTTCAATCATCAGCGGCACTTTCGGGAAAGCATTCGGTAGCGGTGGTGCCTTCCTGGCTGGTGATTGCGCCATGGGCGATCACCTTCTGCAAACCAGTGGCGCCTTTCGTTACACCACAGCACTAGCACCGCCTTTAGCAGCGGCAGCTCTCACTGCCCTAAACCTGATCCAATCTCACCCTCAATGGGGCAAGCAACTGCAAGAGCGTGCCGAGCAATGGCGTGGTCAATTGACAGCTAGAGGATGGGCTCGCCCGCCTGGATATGGACCCATCCTCTCTCTGGTGATCGGTTCCGACCAACAAGCTCTGAATCGCCAAAGTCAACTCGAGGAAGCCGGCCTCCTTAGCGTGGCCATCCGTCCTCCCACTGTTCCAGAAGGCACGGCGCGCCTTCGGCTTGTGCTGCGCAGGGGGCTACCCGATGAGACATTGGAACGGCTGATGAGCGCCCTTGAAACTGGATGA
- a CDS encoding alpha/beta hydrolase: MHGWCGDSNTWQLWARHFQAHGWLWQSQEQGYATLPPLKPQWHNAPEPQPEQRRVVVGHSLGPHLLASEVLAQATDLVLLASFGGFLPKGPANRALRTGLKGMQERLGTATESAMLHTFLARAAQPMPVSALPAGPIQQGLSANGRKQLQTDLELLIKTDGLPAGLPAKARVLVVEAAQDAIVAPAARIALKEALLNHLQSPPCHWILPEAGHALLIPGLIERVHKWLE, from the coding sequence ATGCACGGATGGTGTGGCGATAGCAACACCTGGCAGCTCTGGGCCCGCCATTTTCAAGCCCATGGCTGGTTGTGGCAAAGCCAAGAACAGGGCTACGCAACACTGCCACCGCTTAAACCCCAATGGCATAACGCCCCTGAACCACAACCAGAACAAAGGCGGGTGGTGGTTGGCCATTCTTTAGGCCCACACCTGCTCGCCAGCGAAGTGCTTGCGCAGGCCACCGATCTGGTGCTGCTGGCAAGCTTCGGGGGTTTCTTGCCCAAAGGACCAGCAAACCGTGCCCTACGCACTGGCCTAAAGGGCATGCAAGAACGCCTCGGCACAGCAACTGAAAGCGCCATGCTCCACACTTTCCTGGCGAGGGCCGCCCAGCCAATGCCCGTTAGCGCCTTGCCAGCGGGACCCATCCAGCAAGGCCTCTCAGCAAACGGCCGCAAGCAACTGCAGACTGATCTCGAGTTACTCATCAAAACTGATGGTTTACCAGCAGGACTTCCTGCCAAGGCAAGGGTGCTAGTGGTGGAAGCGGCGCAAGACGCAATCGTGGCCCCCGCTGCACGAATCGCCTTGAAAGAAGCCCTGCTCAACCATCTACAAAGCCCCCCTTGCCATTGGATCTTGCCTGAAGCGGGGCATGCCTTGCTGATACCCGGACTCATTGAACGCGTGCACAAGTGGCTGGAGTGA
- a CDS encoding methyltransferase domain-containing protein: MSPLSNRWSKQVLSNFEQAASTYNSQAQLQRAVAWRLARQCARQHIPAGFWVDLGSGTGLMADALEACNPHQAVLRVDGCHEMLKHHHHSSQTLLWDLNLGVPSWPQLPSLLASSFALHWLINPLERLHEWMAALTPEGWLALALPVEGSFPQWHQAAATAGVSCTALPFPSQASLLDVLSSNNIRHQQLHQFTQQSPEVFQLLKPMRQIGAQASPCSTMGVGNWRHLKQAWPRCQNSGDAQLTWLIQLLLIQR; encoded by the coding sequence GTGAGCCCCTTGAGCAATCGCTGGTCAAAACAAGTGTTGAGCAACTTTGAGCAAGCTGCAAGCACTTACAACAGCCAGGCGCAATTACAACGTGCCGTTGCCTGGAGGCTCGCCAGACAGTGTGCTCGGCAGCACATTCCAGCAGGGTTCTGGGTAGACCTCGGTTCAGGTACAGGCCTAATGGCAGATGCTCTGGAGGCCTGCAATCCCCACCAAGCTGTCCTCCGCGTGGATGGCTGTCACGAGATGCTGAAACATCATCACCACTCCAGCCAAACATTGCTGTGGGATCTCAATCTGGGCGTTCCCTCATGGCCCCAACTACCTAGTTTGCTGGCCTCGAGTTTTGCCCTTCACTGGCTGATTAACCCTTTAGAACGACTACATGAATGGATGGCCGCTCTCACTCCTGAAGGCTGGCTGGCATTGGCTCTGCCAGTCGAAGGAAGCTTCCCCCAGTGGCACCAAGCAGCAGCAACAGCAGGCGTGAGCTGCACAGCTCTGCCATTCCCCTCCCAAGCGTCATTGCTTGATGTGCTGTCCAGCAATAACATCCGCCATCAACAGCTACACCAGTTCACCCAACAGAGTCCTGAAGTCTTTCAGCTCTTGAAACCAATGCGCCAAATTGGTGCCCAGGCCAGCCCTTGCTCAACCATGGGGGTTGGCAACTGGCGCCATCTCAAACAAGCCTGGCCACGTTGCCAGAACAGTGGAGATGCACAACTCACATGGCTGATCCAACTGCTTTTAATCCAGCGATGA